The sequence below is a genomic window from Actinomycetes bacterium.
TGCCGGTCCGGTCGTCGAACAGGACAGGGGTTGGGACCACATGACGCCCGTCGCGGGAGGCCATGAACAGCTCGGTGCGCCGGTACCGCTGCTTGAAGCTCTCCTCGTCCACCCAGGGCTGGTCGGGCGGGCTGGTGATGCGCCACTCGGTGAGGACCCTGCCCAGGTGGAAGCTGAGCGACGTGGGGCCGGCCAGCGGCGTCCACTCGTGGCCGTTGAGGCGGCCGACCAGCCTGACCTGGACGTCGACCACCACCTCCCCCGCGTCGCCGCTGGCGACGGCCTCCTTCAGCGAGGGGGTGGCCGACCGGGTCTCGTAGACCATGACCGAGCGCCTGCGCTGCCAGCCGTCGAGCCGGCGGCGGGCGCTGCCCGGCGCCACCCACGCGGCCGCCTCGGCCGGGTCGCCGGTGGCCATGACGCGCATGAACTGTGCGACCAGCTCGATCTCCTTGAGCCCGCCCTGCGGTTTGGCGCCACGGGGGTCGTCGACGCTCGAGCGCTCGTCGGTCGGCGACGCGACCTGGGCGATGGTGATGACCTCGCCAGTGGGCGGCACCCCGGCCGAGCAGGCCGCGAGGACCAGGCAGACGAGGAGGGCCGCGACCCTCCGGAGCCAACGGCGGTCAGCCACCCACGACCACCTCGGGCTCGGCCGGGGCGGGCTCGCGGCCGTGCTCCTCGCCCGGCGGGCGCGTGGCCTGCGGCGCGGCAGCCGGCAGCACCACCGTGAAGGCCGAGCCCTGGCCGACCGTGGAGGTCACCGTGATCGACCCCTTGTGGAGGTTGACGTTCTCGAGCGCGATGGCCAGGCCGAGGCCGGTGCCGCCCAGCGTCCGGGCCCGGTGCACGTCGGCCCGGTAGAAGCGCTCGAAGATGTGGGGCAGGTCCTCGGCCGGGATGCCTTCGCCCTCGTCTTGCACCACCACCACGACCTCGGCGCCGCGTCGGGCCACGTCGACCTGGACCGCCCCCTCGCTGGTGTGCTCGATCGCGTTCTTGACCAGGTTGGAGAACACCCGGTCGAGCCGGCGGGGGTCGGCGGCCACCAGCGGCGGCCCCTCGCCGCGGTCGACCCTCAAGGTGACGTTGACCTTGCGACCGTGCGCGATGGCATCGAGGGCGTCGACGACCTCGTCGAGCAGGCCGGAGAGGTCGATCTCGACCGGCTCGAGGTTGATCACGCCGGCGTCGAAGCGGCTGATCTCGAGCAGGTCCTCCAGCAGGTTCTCGAAGCGCTCCAGCTCGCGCTCGAGCAGCACCGCGGCCCGCTGGGCGTCGGCCGGCAGGCCGGCCCGGGCGGCGTGGATGTAGTCGGCGGCCATGCGCACGGTGGCGAGCGGGGTGCGGAGCTCGTGGCTGACGTCGGACACGAAGCGGGCCTGCAGGCTCGAGACGTGCTCGAGCTCGCCGATCTTCTGGGCCAGGGCGTCGGTCATGCGGTTGAAGGACTCGGCGAGCCGGCCGAAGTCGTCCTGGGTGGTGGCCTCGGGGATGCGCGCGGTCAGGTTGCCGGCCGCGATCTCCTCGGCGACGTCGCGGGCGCGCTGGATCGGCTTGAGGACGCGGCCGATCGAGATGGCGGTCATGATCACGACCGCGGCGAGCAGGCCGACGCCCACGATGAGCAGGAAGTTGGTGAGCAGGTTGAGGGTGGCCTCCTGGAAGGCCAGGGGGTAGAAGAAGTAGGCCTGGTACTCGCCCTGCTCGGAGCGGACCGGGGCACCGATGACGAGCATGCGCCCCCCCGCCACGCCCGGGGGCGTGTCGATGTAGAGGGCGGCGATCTCCGACCGGGTGACGACGCGGTTGACCAGCGGGGCCGGGATGTCGTTGGCCTTGAAGCGGTCGTCGGAGTGCTGGGAGCGCTCCGAGCCGATGAGCACGACCGCCGTGAAGCTGGGGTTGCCCGTGCCCTGCCCGGAGGTGAGCTGTTCCATGATGCGCGGCTGCACCTGGTCCTCGGGCATGTCGGCGGCGGCCGCCAGCGTGCTCACGGCCTGGGCCCGGAGGCGGTCGACCTCGTGCGCGGCTTGCCTGTACTGCTGGGTGTAGAGCGACCGGGCCAGGAGCGCGTGCAGCGCGGTGCCGAGCAGCAGCAGCGACGCGACCACGATGGCCGAGGTGAACAGGACAACCCTGGCGCGCAGGTCGAGGCGGGAAGGAACTAAGCGGTGCACTGGCTACTCTTGTTCGTCACGCATCTTGGTCGTCTGTTCGTCACGCATCCTGGTCGTCGAGCCGGGAGGCGTCGCCCGCTCCTCCCTCCGGGCCGATCCGGTAGCCGACCCCACGGACGGTCTGGACCACCCTCGGGTTCTCCGGGTCGTCCTCGATCTTGGCCCGAAGGCGCTGGACGTGGACGTTGACCAGCCGCGTGTCCCCAGCGTAGCGGTAGCCCCAGACCTGCTCGAGCAGCACCTCGCGGGTGAACACCTGGCGGGGCCGCCGGGCCAGGGTGGCCAGCAGCTCGAACTCGAGCGGGGTCAGGTTGACCGGCTTGCCGCCCTTGGTCACCTGATGGGCCATCACGTCCATCTCCATGTCGTGGAAGCGGAGCGTCTCGGCCCCCTCGGTGTCGCGCCGCCGGAGCCGGGCGCGGACACGGGCCACCAGCTCCTTGGCCGAGAAGGGTTTGGTGATGTAGTCGTCGGCCCCCGACTCGAGGCCGAGCACGATGTCGACCGTGTCGGTCTTGGCGGTGAGCATGACGATCGGCACGCCCGACTCGAGCCGGAGCTCGCGGCAGATCTCGAGGCCGTCCTTGCCCGGGAGCATGAGGTCGAGCAGGACCAGGTCGGGTTTGGTCTGGTGGAACGCTGCGACGGCCTGGTCGCCCGAGCGCACGAACACCGACTCGAACCCCTCCTGGCGCAAGACGATGACGAGCATCTCGGTGAGCGACGGATCGTCGTCCACCACCAGTATTCTGCCCTTCAAGCCGATACCTCCCTCATGCTCTGCAACCGAGCAAGGATGTCACGTTAACGGCCGAACTGGGAGTTGGCGTCCGTGCGACCCCCTTCACCAGGGCGGTACCGCTCACCAGGGAGCGCTACCGCGTTGACCGGCACCGGCGCCACACTGACAATCCCTCCGGCGACGTGCCGGTGGCGCACGGTACCGAGGGCCGGCACGCCCGTGGATCACCAGATGGGAAAGGGAAGGTCGTGAGCAGTCAACCGCCCCAGTGGGGCCCACACGACGGAGGCCAGGGGCCGCCGCCTGGACCACCGGAATCCTACCGCCCTCCCCCGCCGCCCGGGCCGGGCTGGGCCGGCCAGCCAGGCTGGCCGCAGGCGGAGCCGAGGCCTGGCTGGCCGCAGGCGGAGCCGGGACCTGGC
It includes:
- a CDS encoding ATP-binding protein, giving the protein MHRLVPSRLDLRARVVLFTSAIVVASLLLLGTALHALLARSLYTQQYRQAAHEVDRLRAQAVSTLAAAADMPEDQVQPRIMEQLTSGQGTGNPSFTAVVLIGSERSQHSDDRFKANDIPAPLVNRVVTRSEIAALYIDTPPGVAGGRMLVIGAPVRSEQGEYQAYFFYPLAFQEATLNLLTNFLLIVGVGLLAAVVIMTAISIGRVLKPIQRARDVAEEIAAGNLTARIPEATTQDDFGRLAESFNRMTDALAQKIGELEHVSSLQARFVSDVSHELRTPLATVRMAADYIHAARAGLPADAQRAAVLLERELERFENLLEDLLEISRFDAGVINLEPVEIDLSGLLDEVVDALDAIAHGRKVNVTLRVDRGEGPPLVAADPRRLDRVFSNLVKNAIEHTSEGAVQVDVARRGAEVVVVVQDEGEGIPAEDLPHIFERFYRADVHRARTLGGTGLGLAIALENVNLHKGSITVTSTVGQGSAFTVVLPAAAPQATRPPGEEHGREPAPAEPEVVVGG
- the mtrA gene encoding MtrAB system response regulator MtrA; this translates as MKGRILVVDDDPSLTEMLVIVLRQEGFESVFVRSGDQAVAAFHQTKPDLVLLDLMLPGKDGLEICRELRLESGVPIVMLTAKTDTVDIVLGLESGADDYITKPFSAKELVARVRARLRRRDTEGAETLRFHDMEMDVMAHQVTKGGKPVNLTPLEFELLATLARRPRQVFTREVLLEQVWGYRYAGDTRLVNVHVQRLRAKIEDDPENPRVVQTVRGVGYRIGPEGGAGDASRLDDQDA